In Vibrio sp. JC009, a single window of DNA contains:
- a CDS encoding AraC family transcriptional regulator: MSNIVDSLNVTSDLEGQYDVITLDDGVTAYIVNCTARRAVNFNDPADAGFYISFIGTNDAHSPDYPEYPAETFAFRCIASMLHEPEPNNLISLKKQGKIESIRIHFPLQHSLTKSLLPESDSPFRPFKLYEMGWQMPLSGQVREVAASVWNNDFQGGTRALWLKGKIYELLALLMMHRQPKSLADKACERIAQQPYLNWNIPRLARELATNECYLKQSFRQQFNMGVAGWIQSHRIGLAKERLADPSETITQIALDLGYQSGSYFSKVFKQHTNLTPKEFRGELSGTVSNKIINEH; encoded by the coding sequence ATGAGCAATATTGTTGATAGCTTAAATGTAACTAGTGACTTAGAAGGACAGTATGATGTGATCACACTGGACGATGGTGTTACTGCATATATTGTAAATTGTACAGCAAGGCGCGCCGTTAACTTTAACGATCCCGCTGATGCCGGTTTCTATATCAGCTTTATCGGTACCAACGATGCTCATAGCCCCGACTATCCCGAATATCCGGCAGAAACCTTTGCTTTTCGCTGCATCGCCTCCATGCTACATGAGCCTGAGCCCAACAATCTTATTTCACTCAAAAAACAGGGGAAAATTGAGAGCATCCGCATTCACTTTCCTCTGCAGCATAGTTTAACCAAGAGCCTTTTACCGGAGAGTGATTCGCCATTCAGGCCCTTCAAACTCTATGAAATGGGGTGGCAAATGCCTTTAAGTGGTCAAGTTCGTGAAGTGGCAGCGTCTGTATGGAATAACGATTTCCAAGGGGGAACCCGGGCATTATGGCTAAAGGGGAAAATATATGAGCTGCTCGCTTTACTGATGATGCACAGGCAACCCAAATCTTTGGCTGATAAAGCGTGTGAAAGGATCGCCCAGCAGCCATATCTCAACTGGAATATACCTCGCCTTGCAAGAGAGTTAGCCACAAACGAGTGCTACCTGAAACAATCATTTCGGCAGCAGTTTAATATGGGGGTCGCTGGTTGGATTCAGTCCCACCGGATTGGACTGGCCAAAGAACGGTTGGCCGACCCCAGCGAGACTATTACTCAAATTGCATTAGATCTTGGTTATCAAAGCGGGAGTTATTTCTCTAAAGTCTTTAAACAGCATACTAATTTAACGCCTAAAGAATTTCGTGGTGAATTATCTGGGACTGTATCCAACAAGATTATCAATGAGCACTAA
- a CDS encoding gamma-glutamyl-gamma-aminobutyrate hydrolase family protein (Members of this family of hydrolases with an active site Cys residue belong to MEROPS family C26.), with protein sequence MKIGIIVCDIVDPVLSSEFGEFADMIQQGLAPFSQHDYLLFNAMKDELPQTDDGCDAYIITGSTYDAYADLPWINALAAWIRKCDMQHKPLLGICFGHQIIALALGGRVEKSSKGWGVGLSSDNKINIQLPWMKPEKSALELLVFHQDQVISLPSSMKAIVSSEFCPNYMLTKGKHILTVQGHPEFTVDFERCLLGKMREAIGDEHYIPAISSLNSAPDSSLVMRWFCNFLNEYEPRLHQN encoded by the coding sequence ATGAAAATAGGCATAATCGTTTGTGATATCGTCGACCCGGTATTGTCGTCTGAGTTCGGGGAATTTGCGGATATGATTCAGCAGGGGCTTGCACCTTTTAGTCAGCACGACTATCTGCTGTTTAATGCGATGAAGGATGAGTTACCACAGACTGATGATGGCTGCGATGCTTATATTATTACAGGTAGTACTTATGATGCCTATGCCGACTTGCCGTGGATAAATGCACTTGCTGCGTGGATACGTAAATGTGATATGCAGCATAAACCGCTTCTTGGTATCTGCTTTGGGCATCAGATTATTGCTCTTGCGTTAGGAGGCCGGGTTGAAAAGTCATCTAAAGGTTGGGGAGTAGGGCTGAGCAGTGATAATAAAATCAATATTCAACTTCCATGGATGAAGCCAGAAAAGTCAGCACTTGAGCTTCTGGTCTTTCATCAGGATCAGGTCATCAGTTTGCCTTCTTCAATGAAGGCTATTGTTTCAAGTGAGTTCTGTCCTAATTATATGCTGACTAAGGGTAAGCATATTTTAACTGTTCAGGGACATCCGGAGTTCACGGTAGATTTTGAAAGATGTTTGCTTGGAAAGATGAGAGAAGCTATCGGAGACGAGCATTACATTCCCGCAATAAGCAGTCTGAACTCTGCTCCGGATTCATCATTGGTTATGCGCTGGTTCTGCAACTTCTTAAATGAATATGAACCTCGATTACATCAAAATTAG
- a CDS encoding ABC transporter ATP-binding protein, with product MNKIAYLLKHSKASHRDFWVGVSGKIASEALPLICWLILFVFLREGIEITLTHMVLISIAVIVGQWIFGQTAKQSFLGAYDISHQLRKTLLLDIRSQPLAALTGKGLGEKIKLVTTDMKQFEHIFSHLAADFIAAWVIPIAMTGVIFMVNPVLGALLLGVVSIAWGILLFTEKRFSNSAQHNHCVNLACANKTLEYIECLPMLKSFGRADKLASPLCDQIEALRKSGLGLEWAGGTGVVFATLVLELSGPLVALVGADLVIHGVITSGEWLVVVIACVASTRPFVRMTIFSALLRYMIKAAHRLHDLATAPHQPHDGVLPTHFDIELKDVSFEMGEQTVLKDINLQVKQGQHLAITGPSGSGKTTLLNLIAAFHIATRGHVQIGGKSLEEAGTYHWYKSLSYITQHVQLFAGSLRDNLLIANSNASDADLNEAIRQAGLDDLIQRLPAGLESEIGENGNLLSGGERQRLSIARALMRQTPIVLLDEVTSALDAENQKQILETLRTLCQGKTVITIAHRLETITHADQICLMEQGQILAVAEHTSLLADNETYQKIWFAQNSLKNKAQA from the coding sequence ATGAATAAGATTGCGTATTTGCTTAAACACAGCAAGGCGAGCCATCGCGACTTTTGGGTTGGTGTCAGTGGAAAAATAGCCAGTGAAGCACTGCCATTGATCTGTTGGCTGATCCTGTTCGTCTTCCTGCGAGAAGGCATAGAAATCACACTTACGCATATGGTACTGATATCAATTGCAGTTATTGTCGGGCAGTGGATATTTGGTCAGACCGCTAAACAGAGTTTCCTCGGAGCCTATGATATCAGCCATCAGCTTCGTAAAACTCTGCTACTGGACATCCGCAGTCAACCTCTTGCAGCGCTGACCGGAAAGGGGTTAGGTGAGAAAATCAAGCTTGTCACCACTGACATGAAACAGTTTGAACACATATTCAGCCATTTGGCTGCTGACTTTATCGCCGCCTGGGTAATCCCAATAGCAATGACGGGCGTGATCTTTATGGTCAATCCGGTACTCGGTGCTTTATTGCTGGGCGTGGTATCAATAGCTTGGGGTATCCTGCTGTTTACTGAAAAGCGGTTTTCTAATAGCGCTCAGCACAACCACTGCGTCAATCTCGCTTGTGCCAACAAGACATTAGAGTACATAGAGTGTCTGCCCATGCTGAAAAGCTTTGGACGTGCAGATAAGCTAGCGTCACCACTATGTGATCAAATCGAAGCGCTTAGAAAAAGCGGCCTTGGTCTGGAATGGGCCGGAGGAACCGGAGTTGTGTTTGCAACACTGGTGCTGGAACTTAGTGGGCCATTGGTCGCTCTGGTTGGGGCCGATCTGGTTATCCATGGTGTAATCACCAGCGGGGAATGGCTGGTTGTCGTCATAGCATGCGTTGCCTCTACCCGTCCATTTGTTCGTATGACCATATTCTCTGCTTTGCTGCGATATATGATCAAAGCAGCCCACCGGTTACATGATCTCGCCACAGCTCCCCATCAGCCACACGATGGAGTCCTGCCCACTCATTTTGATATTGAATTGAAAGATGTTTCTTTTGAAATGGGAGAGCAAACCGTACTGAAAGATATCAACTTACAGGTAAAGCAGGGTCAGCACCTGGCTATCACGGGGCCGAGTGGATCCGGGAAAACAACCTTACTTAATTTGATTGCCGCCTTCCATATTGCCACTCGGGGACATGTGCAAATCGGCGGAAAAAGTTTAGAAGAGGCTGGTACTTATCACTGGTATAAGAGCCTCTCCTACATAACTCAGCATGTCCAGTTATTTGCGGGAAGTTTACGTGACAACCTTTTGATTGCTAACTCGAATGCCAGTGATGCCGATCTTAATGAGGCTATTCGTCAGGCTGGACTGGATGATCTGATCCAACGGCTACCAGCCGGACTTGAAAGTGAGATTGGTGAAAACGGCAATCTGTTGTCTGGGGGAGAGCGCCAGCGTTTATCCATAGCAAGAGCACTTATGCGGCAAACCCCAATTGTTCTGCTTGATGAAGTGACATCCGCACTAGATGCGGAAAATCAGAAGCAAATTTTAGAAACGCTCAGAACTTTATGTCAGGGGAAGACCGTCATCACCATCGCACACCGCTTAGAGACTATCACGCATGCTGACCAGATCTGCCTGATGGAGCAGGGACAAATACTTGCTGTTGCGGAGCATACTTCGCTTTTAGCCGACAACGAAACTTATCAGAAGATCTGGTTTGCCCAGAACTCACTTAAAAACAAGGCACAAGCCTAG
- a CDS encoding DUF2058 domain-containing protein, whose translation MSKLSLQEQMLKAGLVNEKKLKKAKKGSKKSRVQAREAKAAVEHNKEAQRQRDIELNKQRDEQQLSKEIKAQVKQLIEMNRIDLKDGDIKYNFTDGTFIKSIYVEQDIRDQLIKGVLSVARYEEGYAVIPSSVAYKIAARDEETIIENKSSSEEELAEDDPYAKFVVPDDLMW comes from the coding sequence ATGTCAAAATTAAGCCTACAAGAGCAGATGTTAAAAGCTGGTCTGGTTAACGAAAAGAAATTAAAAAAAGCCAAGAAAGGTTCGAAGAAATCCCGTGTTCAGGCCCGTGAAGCCAAAGCAGCGGTAGAGCATAATAAAGAAGCTCAGCGTCAGCGGGATATCGAGCTGAACAAGCAGAGAGATGAGCAGCAACTGAGCAAAGAGATTAAAGCTCAGGTGAAGCAACTGATTGAGATGAACAGAATCGATCTTAAAGATGGTGATATCAAGTACAACTTCACCGATGGTACTTTTATTAAATCCATTTATGTTGAGCAGGATATCCGCGATCAGCTGATTAAAGGCGTACTGTCTGTTGCCCGGTATGAAGAGGGCTATGCGGTTATCCCGTCATCAGTGGCATACAAAATTGCAGCGCGCGATGAAGAGACCATTATTGAGAATAAGTCTTCATCTGAAGAAGAGCTTGCTGAAGACGATCCGTACGCGAAGTTTGTCGTGCCGGATGATTTGATGTGGTAA
- a CDS encoding SDR family NAD(P)-dependent oxidoreductase has protein sequence MQRFDLPTVLITGATSGFGLATARKFADNGYPLILTGRREERLRALADELGQLTEVFIYKLDVRKAEEVNSMMKALPEPFKRVEVLVNNAGLALGASPADKADLNDWHTMIDTNVTGLVNVTHALLPILKAQPKASIINLASIASNWSYPGAHVYGATKAFVQQFSRNLRSDFAGTGVRVTSLEPGLSESEFSLVRFGGDQEKYNAIYNETNALQPEDIADIIFWIAEQPTHININSLEVMPTSQAWDNFKVIRG, from the coding sequence ATGCAGAGATTTGATTTACCTACCGTATTAATTACCGGTGCTACGTCTGGTTTTGGGCTAGCGACAGCAAGAAAATTTGCGGATAACGGATACCCGCTCATTTTAACAGGACGCCGGGAAGAGCGCTTACGGGCTCTTGCAGATGAGCTGGGGCAATTGACGGAAGTCTTTATCTATAAGCTTGATGTCAGAAAGGCAGAAGAAGTAAATAGTATGATGAAAGCTCTGCCTGAGCCATTTAAAAGAGTCGAGGTTTTAGTAAATAACGCTGGACTGGCGCTAGGTGCATCCCCGGCAGACAAGGCCGATCTTAATGACTGGCATACCATGATTGATACCAATGTTACAGGTCTGGTCAATGTCACACATGCGCTACTACCTATTCTGAAAGCACAGCCTAAAGCAAGTATTATCAACTTAGCTAGTATTGCCTCTAACTGGTCTTATCCAGGCGCACATGTTTATGGGGCAACTAAGGCGTTTGTTCAGCAGTTTTCCCGAAACCTGAGAAGTGATTTTGCCGGGACAGGTGTACGTGTAACCAGCCTGGAACCTGGCCTGTCAGAAAGTGAATTCAGCCTGGTGAGATTTGGTGGTGATCAGGAAAAATATAACGCTATCTACAACGAAACTAACGCGCTTCAGCCAGAGGATATTGCCGATATTATATTCTGGATAGCTGAGCAACCAACTCATATCAACATCAACAGCCTGGAAGTTATGCCAACCAGTCAGGCCTGGGATAACTTTAAAGTGATTCGCGGATAG
- a CDS encoding PLP-dependent aminotransferase family protein produces MKSEHLMHIQFTPDRSLQEQIHEHVIESIQQGVFADNALPSCRKMASMLRVSRNTVVLVYERLVDEGYLYSQERSGYYATEEALKKTGLSAQVISIEEKQLNVKPAHFWRKRFKSDLDSQRNVVKETNWQQYPYPFLFAQPEHSLFPLAHWRECGRLAQRSSVIKDWISDSVDNDDPMLVKQLQTNVLSKRGITAKPEEILITIGTQNSLYLLADLLVEAGTRVGLEDPGYPDARNIFSHHGATIEALSIGQQGVEISSQMARCDYVYTTPSHQVPTNVTMSMDRRAELLDFAEKKDFIIIEDDFESEVNVLSQPSPALKSLDKNGRVIYVGSLSKSLSPGLRIGFMVAEANLIKEVRKLRRLMYRHPPSNNQRTCALFISLGHYDTYVRKLRNSYKDKWTLMRQMLEEHMPQCVTSDTLGGSSFWLRLPEGVKAEEFSRRAQEVGVLVEPGDIHFTSPEKEKYGYIRMGFSAIDIAAIPQGIIKLSALL; encoded by the coding sequence ATGAAAAGTGAACACCTAATGCATATTCAGTTTACTCCGGACAGAAGTCTGCAAGAGCAGATTCATGAACACGTAATTGAGAGTATCCAGCAAGGTGTGTTTGCTGATAATGCACTTCCTTCCTGTCGTAAAATGGCATCAATGCTACGTGTATCAAGAAATACAGTGGTTTTGGTATATGAACGTTTAGTCGACGAAGGGTACCTCTATTCTCAGGAAAGAAGTGGCTATTATGCGACAGAAGAAGCGCTGAAAAAGACAGGCCTTTCAGCCCAGGTGATTTCGATTGAGGAAAAGCAACTCAATGTTAAGCCTGCACATTTTTGGCGCAAGCGCTTTAAGTCGGATCTTGATAGCCAGCGTAACGTGGTAAAAGAGACTAATTGGCAGCAGTACCCTTATCCTTTCTTGTTTGCCCAGCCGGAACACTCACTGTTTCCATTAGCCCACTGGCGAGAGTGTGGCCGGCTTGCTCAACGTAGCAGCGTAATTAAAGACTGGATTTCGGACTCGGTGGATAACGATGACCCCATGCTGGTAAAGCAGCTTCAGACAAATGTGTTGAGCAAAAGAGGAATTACGGCCAAACCTGAAGAGATTCTTATCACTATTGGAACGCAAAATTCACTTTATCTGCTTGCAGATTTACTTGTGGAGGCGGGAACCAGAGTGGGCCTTGAGGATCCTGGTTACCCGGATGCAAGAAATATTTTTAGTCACCATGGGGCAACTATTGAAGCGTTATCTATTGGCCAGCAAGGTGTGGAGATTTCCTCTCAAATGGCGAGATGTGATTATGTTTACACGACACCTAGCCATCAGGTGCCAACAAATGTCACTATGTCTATGGACAGAAGGGCTGAACTGCTCGATTTTGCGGAAAAAAAAGACTTTATTATTATCGAAGATGATTTCGAGAGTGAAGTTAATGTTCTGAGTCAGCCTTCGCCTGCGTTAAAAAGCCTGGATAAAAATGGTCGTGTTATTTATGTAGGAAGTTTGTCGAAATCGCTCTCGCCCGGGTTACGAATTGGCTTTATGGTGGCAGAAGCTAACTTAATAAAAGAAGTCAGAAAACTGCGTCGGTTGATGTACCGACACCCACCATCCAATAATCAGAGAACATGCGCGTTGTTTATCTCTCTTGGGCATTATGACACCTATGTCCGAAAGCTGAGAAACAGCTACAAAGATAAATGGACACTTATGAGACAGATGCTTGAAGAGCATATGCCTCAGTGCGTTACCAGTGATACTTTGGGGGGGAGCTCTTTCTGGCTGCGTTTACCTGAGGGGGTGAAAGCCGAAGAATTTTCCAGACGGGCTCAGGAGGTCGGTGTATTGGTGGAGCCCGGAGATATACACTTTACTTCACCGGAAAAAGAGAAGTACGGCTACATTCGTATGGGATTTTCTGCAATAGATATAGCTGCTATTCCTCAGGGAATCATAAAATTATCAGCCTTATTGTAG
- a CDS encoding ABC transporter ATP-binding protein, with product MYLSQTMGTKSALMEMLKSEQSRMWATIGCAILSSLIELIPWVCFFQAANVLLKGDHPEIYLIAMATAIVLRYVFYTLSVWQAHLVAYHVIQRVRQYIVKALASMPNERLQKFHRGDLEKRISDDCQSLEPLIAHHTTDIISGLLTPVLLMAVLLWIDWRVGLFALSPLPLAAVAQFLMMRGFTKRQESYNQIVSHMHQAQLEFLRSIGVMKLFGVDVDSYRQLSRTMNKHHKLVGAYTNQMVGAWVTFVTLAQASLMTTIPFALYFTVIGDLTHVELAMIVMLCAGILKPWLDLTQIFGQVQQSMLAIGRLIPLFHHYETENASPCQQLKELSCQSLSLFRGERHLFHSVNLSFFPGERIVFQGSSGSGKSSLLGTLSGTVEPQAGGWYYNDLPLNGISDDKRSQLLAVVDQHPKFFTGSLRDNIALSLPDTEDKKIWQLLTLVGLNQLIRDLPEQLETDIGETERAFSGGEIQRLAIVRAALANTPVLILDEATSHLDNFTEQMVLTGLRRFSPNQIQLIISHRTQALTDATHSYRLKDGVLSEIKQKGVVNE from the coding sequence ATGTATCTATCTCAAACCATGGGCACCAAGAGTGCACTTATGGAAATGCTAAAATCAGAGCAATCCCGCATGTGGGCTACGATCGGCTGTGCAATACTCAGCTCTTTGATTGAGCTTATTCCCTGGGTCTGCTTTTTCCAGGCTGCAAACGTTTTGTTGAAGGGGGACCATCCGGAAATCTATCTGATCGCCATGGCAACAGCCATTGTGTTGCGCTATGTGTTTTATACACTTTCTGTCTGGCAGGCACACTTAGTGGCTTATCATGTTATCCAGAGAGTCAGACAGTATATCGTAAAGGCTCTGGCCAGTATGCCAAATGAGCGACTGCAAAAATTCCATCGTGGTGATTTAGAAAAGCGTATAAGTGATGATTGTCAGTCGCTGGAGCCATTAATAGCCCATCACACTACTGATATTATCAGTGGGCTGCTAACCCCAGTTCTTCTAATGGCCGTCTTGCTATGGATCGACTGGCGGGTAGGCTTGTTCGCCCTAAGTCCACTCCCTTTAGCCGCTGTTGCTCAGTTTTTAATGATGCGTGGTTTTACCAAGCGGCAGGAAAGCTACAACCAGATCGTTAGCCATATGCATCAGGCACAACTGGAGTTCTTACGTAGCATTGGGGTGATGAAACTGTTTGGCGTAGATGTAGACTCTTACCGCCAACTAAGCCGCACTATGAACAAACATCACAAGCTGGTAGGCGCCTACACTAACCAGATGGTTGGTGCCTGGGTCACATTTGTGACCCTGGCTCAAGCCTCGCTAATGACTACCATTCCTTTTGCTCTGTACTTTACTGTTATCGGTGATCTTACTCACGTTGAGCTGGCAATGATAGTCATGCTTTGCGCCGGAATATTAAAACCCTGGTTGGATCTCACCCAGATATTCGGCCAGGTTCAGCAATCTATGCTCGCTATCGGCCGCCTGATTCCACTGTTTCACCATTATGAAACCGAGAACGCATCTCCTTGCCAGCAGTTGAAAGAGTTAAGTTGTCAAAGCCTGAGTTTATTCAGAGGAGAGAGGCACCTCTTTCACTCAGTGAACTTAAGTTTTTTCCCGGGAGAACGCATCGTATTTCAGGGATCTTCCGGGTCGGGAAAAAGCAGCTTGCTGGGGACACTGTCAGGAACCGTTGAGCCACAAGCTGGTGGCTGGTATTACAATGATCTGCCACTTAATGGCATAAGTGACGATAAACGAAGCCAGTTACTGGCAGTCGTGGACCAACACCCTAAGTTTTTTACCGGGTCACTAAGAGATAACATCGCTCTTTCTCTGCCAGATACTGAAGACAAAAAAATATGGCAATTGTTAACTCTGGTTGGGCTTAACCAGTTAATACGTGACTTGCCAGAGCAACTTGAAACCGATATCGGTGAGACTGAACGTGCTTTCAGTGGTGGTGAAATACAGCGCCTTGCCATTGTTCGTGCTGCTTTGGCAAATACTCCGGTACTTATTCTCGATGAAGCCACCTCCCATCTTGATAATTTCACAGAGCAGATGGTCCTTACCGGGCTAAGAAGATTTTCACCCAATCAAATTCAATTGATCATCAGCCATCGAACACAAGCCCTTACCGATGCGACCCACAGTTATCGCCTGAAAGATGGCGTTCTAAGTGAGATAAAGCAGAAGGGAGTCGTCAATGAATAA